A stretch of Canis lupus familiaris isolate Mischka breed German Shepherd chromosome 11, alternate assembly UU_Cfam_GSD_1.0, whole genome shotgun sequence DNA encodes these proteins:
- the CCIN gene encoding calicin, with protein MKLEFTEKNYNSFVLQNLNKQRKRKEYWDMALTVDHHVFFAHRNVLAAVSPLVKSLISSNDMKTTDELFITIDPNYLSPATVDQLLDYFYSGKVVISEQNVEELLRGAQYFNTPRLRIHCNDFLIKSIRRANCLRYLFLAELFELKEVSDLAYSGIRDNFHYWASPEGCMHFMRCPPVIFGRLLRDENLHVLNEDQALSALINWVYFRKDEREKYFKKFFNYINLNAVSNKTLMFASNKLMGMENSSAHATLIESVLVDRKQEKPSSLLSYQRKGALLDSVVILGGQKAHGKFNDGVFAYIIQENLWLKLSEMPYRAAALSATSAGRYIYISGGTTEQISGLKTAWRYDMDDNSWTKLPDLPIGLVFHTMVTCGGTVYSVGGSIAPRRYVSNIYRYDERKEAWCLAGKMSIPMDGTAVITKGDRNLYIVTGRCLVKGYISRVGVVDCFDTNTGDVVQCITFPIDFNHRPLLSFHQDNILCVHSHRQSVEINLQKIKANKTTTSVPLLPNNCPLDVSHAICSIGDSRVFVCGGVTTTSDVQTKDYTINPNAYLLDQKTGEWKTLAPPPEALDCPACCLAKLPCKILQRI; from the coding sequence ATGAAATTAGAATTCACAGAGAAAAACTACAACAGCTTTGTGCTGCAGAACCTGAACAAACAGAGGAAACGCAAAGAGTACTGGGATATGGCCCTGACTGTGGACCACCATGTTTTCTTTGCACATCGCAACGTACTGGCTGCTGTCTCTCCACTGGTGAAGAGCCTCATCTCCAGCAATGACATGAAGACCACCGATGAGCTCTTTATCACCATTGACCCCAACTACCTGAGTCCAGCCACGGTGGACCAGCTCCTGGACTACTTCTACAGTGGCAAGGTGGTGATCTCGGAGCAGAATGTGGAGGAGCTCCTTCGCGGGGCCCAGTATTTCAACACCCCACGCCTGCGAATCCACTGTAATGACTTCCTGATCAAGTCCATCCGCCGTGCAAACTGCTTGCGCTACCTCTTCTTGGCTGAGTTGTTTGAGCTCAAAGAGGTATCAGACTTGGCCTACTCTGGCATTCGTGACAACTTCCACTACTGGGCCAGTCCTGAGGGCTGTATGCACTTCATGCGCTGTCCACCTGTCATCTTTGGCCGCCTGCTCCGAGACGAAAACTTGCATGTGCTCAATGAGGACCAGGCACTGAGCGCACTCATCAACTGGGTGTACTTCCGGAAGGACGAGCGGGAGAAGTATTTCAAGAAGTTCTTCAACTACATCAATCTCAATGCCGTCTCCAACAAGACGCTGATGTTTGCCAGCAACAAGTTGATGGGCATGGAGAACAGCTCAGCCCATGCAACTCTCATTGAGAGTGTCCTTGTGGACCGAAAGCAGGAGAAGCCATCCAGCTTGTTGAGCTACCAACGGAAAGGGGCCCTGCTTGATTCGGTGGTCATCCTGGGTGGCCAAAAGGCCCATGGCAAGTTCAATGATGGAGTGTTTGCCTATATCATCCAGGAGAACTTGTGGTTGAAGCTGTCAGAGATGCCCTACAGGGCAGCAGCACTTAGTGCCACCTCTGCTGGTCGCTACATCTACATCTCTGGTGGTACCACTGAGCAGATTTCAGGGCTGAAGACGGCTTGGCGATATGACATGGATGACAACTCCTGGACCAAGTTGCCAGACCTGCCAATTGGGCTTGTCTTCCACACCATGGTGACCTGCGGGGGGACGGTGTATTCAGTGGGTGGGAGCATTGCTCCAAGGCGGTATGTCTCCAACATCTATCGCTATGATGAGCGCAAGGAGGCCTGGTGCCTGGCAGGAAAAATGAGCATCCCTATGGATGGCACAGCCGTGATCACCAAGGGTGACCGGAACCTGTACATTGTCACCGGCCGGTGCTTGGTGAAGGGCTATATCTCCCGAGTTGGAGTGGTGGACTGCTTTGACACCAACACCGGGgatgtggtccagtgtatcacCTTCCCCATTGACTTCAACCACCGGCCCCTGCTCTCTTTCCATCAGGACAACATCCTCTGTGTACACAGCCACCGGCAGAGTGTGGAAATCAATCTGCAGAAGATAAAGGCCAACAAGACGACCACCTCGGTGCCTCTCTTGCCTAACAACTGCCCCTTGGATGTGTCCCATGCTATATGCTCCATTGGAGACAGCAGAGTGTTTGTGTGCGGGGGTGTCACCACAACCAGCGATGTCCAGACAAAGGACTACACCATCAACCCAAATGCCTACTTGTTGGACCAAAAGACAGGCGAGTGGAAAACCCTGGCCCCCCCACCGGAGGCACTGGACTGTCCTGCCTGCTGTCTAGCCAAGCTACCGTGCAAGATTCTTCAAAGGATTTAA